Proteins encoded within one genomic window of Brachybacterium sp. P6-10-X1:
- a CDS encoding DegT/DnrJ/EryC1/StrS aminotransferase family protein → MNSERTMIPPAKPIIGQEERDAVDRVLVSGMVAQGPEVAAFEQEFSSALAGGREVVAVNSGTSGQHLGMLGLGLGAGDEVIVPSFTFAATANTVAVCGATPVFVDVDPETFTIDPAAIEAAITPRTVGIQPVHLYGHPAPMDRICAIAAEHGLWVFEDAAQAHGARWQGAQVGTFGQGGMFSLYPTKNMTSGEGGMVSCGSGELARQVRLLRNQGMETQYANEVAGFNNRMTDIHAAIGRVQLGKLSAWTVTRQANAAFFDAHLEGVVTPVVREEATHVYHQYTIRIEGASAAERDAFAAALRQEHQVGCGVYYPTPVHRLATFATEVDLPVTEKLAAEVLSLPVHPSLTDADRDRVVRAVNTVAAAGA, encoded by the coding sequence ATGAACAGTGAACGAACGATGATCCCTCCGGCGAAGCCGATCATCGGGCAGGAGGAGCGGGACGCGGTCGATCGTGTGCTGGTCTCGGGCATGGTGGCGCAGGGGCCGGAGGTCGCGGCGTTCGAGCAGGAGTTCTCGAGTGCTCTGGCCGGGGGGCGCGAGGTCGTGGCCGTGAACTCGGGGACCTCGGGTCAGCATCTGGGGATGCTGGGCCTGGGTCTGGGTGCGGGGGATGAGGTGATCGTGCCGTCGTTCACCTTCGCGGCGACCGCGAACACCGTAGCGGTGTGCGGGGCCACGCCGGTGTTCGTGGATGTGGATCCGGAGACGTTCACGATCGATCCGGCCGCGATCGAGGCGGCGATCACGCCGCGGACCGTGGGGATCCAGCCGGTGCATCTGTACGGGCACCCGGCGCCGATGGATCGGATCTGCGCGATCGCTGCGGAGCACGGGTTGTGGGTGTTCGAGGATGCGGCGCAGGCGCACGGGGCGAGGTGGCAGGGGGCGCAGGTGGGCACCTTCGGTCAGGGCGGGATGTTCTCGCTGTATCCGACGAAGAACATGACCTCGGGGGAGGGTGGCATGGTCTCCTGCGGCTCGGGGGAGCTGGCGCGGCAGGTGCGGCTGCTGCGGAACCAGGGGATGGAGACGCAGTACGCGAACGAGGTCGCGGGCTTCAACAACCGCATGACCGATATCCATGCGGCGATCGGTCGGGTCCAGCTGGGCAAGCTGTCGGCGTGGACCGTGACGCGGCAGGCGAACGCGGCGTTCTTCGATGCGCACCTGGAGGGCGTGGTGACGCCGGTGGTGCGTGAGGAGGCCACGCATGTGTATCACCAGTACACGATCCGGATCGAGGGGGCCTCGGCCGCGGAGCGGGATGCGTTCGCGGCCGCGCTGCGGCAGGAGCATCAGGTGGGCTGCGGGGTGTACTACCCCACGCCGGTCCATCGGTTGGCGACGTTCGCCACGGAGGTCGATCTGCCGGTGACGGAGAAGCTGGCGGCCGAGGTGCTCTCGCTGCCGGTGCACCCCTCGCTCACGGACGCGGATCGTGACCGCGTCGTCCGTGCCGTCAACACCGTCGCTGCCGCAGGAGCATGA
- a CDS encoding acyltransferase encodes MSDTPAYRVAPGADISQDATIGDGSSIWHLAQVREGAHLGAHCVVGRGAYIGSGVRMGAGCKIQNYALVYEPAELAEGVFVGPAAVFTNDHFPRAVAPDLTPKTASDWDAVGVTCETGASIGARAVCVAPVTIGAWAMVAAGATVVKDVPPHALVAGVPARRLGWVGRAGQKLTPAADGTDAWVCPTTGEWYVPDDSTGGLLLASSPQAGAPRPAELLDPDEQDGTSA; translated from the coding sequence ATGAGTGACACACCCGCGTACCGGGTCGCACCCGGGGCCGACATCTCGCAGGACGCGACCATCGGGGACGGCAGCTCGATCTGGCATCTCGCCCAGGTGCGGGAGGGGGCCCACCTCGGCGCGCACTGCGTCGTCGGCCGCGGAGCCTACATCGGCAGCGGGGTGCGGATGGGCGCCGGCTGCAAGATCCAGAACTACGCCCTGGTGTACGAGCCGGCCGAGCTCGCCGAGGGCGTCTTCGTCGGCCCCGCGGCGGTGTTCACCAACGACCACTTCCCGCGCGCCGTCGCTCCCGACCTCACCCCCAAGACCGCCTCTGACTGGGACGCCGTCGGTGTGACCTGCGAGACCGGTGCATCGATCGGCGCCCGCGCCGTCTGCGTGGCGCCGGTGACGATCGGGGCCTGGGCGATGGTCGCCGCCGGTGCCACGGTGGTCAAGGACGTGCCGCCGCACGCCCTCGTCGCCGGGGTCCCCGCCCGCCGCCTGGGTTGGGTGGGCCGGGCCGGGCAGAAGCTCACCCCCGCCGCCGACGGCACCGACGCCTGGGTGTGTCCCACCACCGGCGAGTGGTACGTCCCCGACGACTCCACCGGCGGGCTGCTGCTCGCCTCCTCACCGCAGGCCGGCGCCCCGCGCCCGGCCGAGCTCCTCGATCCCGACGAACAGGATGGAACGTCCGCATGA
- a CDS encoding acyltransferase yields MDASPAVRTGRIAWLDLARAISILLVVLYHVAVSAGPELLGGSDSPAARWWNRANVALIPLRMPLFFLIAGALATRAIRRPWRAVLRPRVLDLLWPYLLWCLLFAVTGWPRYAPADPGGFLLGEVTGMLVIGSPYWFIAVLPIFFALARLGRDRPTATVALALATYLLAPVLHAGMLAAGADGDLTYGVFQLTDNALWYLLGTALHGPLLTLGARIRAVPGLLAGTGLLLVFAVLADAVLRSDASLAVVRLIELAASLTGLGAAVALVPLLARWGATVRLGSYLGSRTLVIYLVHPVLLNVGVVAWILLGVDDHLPAPARQLLVIPAVTALAVLGSLCLDRSIERWGPAWLLAAPGAPPAAGSPAAGPTAAAPRAAAPPTSDETPDPAARRCDLPDPSRYRRRHE; encoded by the coding sequence ATGGACGCCTCGCCCGCCGTCCGGACGGGCCGGATCGCCTGGCTGGACCTCGCACGGGCGATCTCGATCCTGCTGGTGGTTCTCTACCACGTGGCGGTCTCGGCCGGACCCGAGCTGCTCGGCGGCAGCGACTCGCCGGCGGCCCGGTGGTGGAACAGGGCGAACGTCGCTCTGATCCCGCTGCGGATGCCTCTGTTCTTCCTCATCGCCGGTGCCCTGGCGACCCGCGCCATCCGGCGCCCCTGGCGGGCCGTGCTGCGCCCCCGGGTGCTCGATCTGCTGTGGCCGTACCTGCTGTGGTGCCTGCTGTTCGCCGTCACCGGCTGGCCCCGCTACGCTCCGGCCGACCCCGGAGGATTCCTGCTCGGCGAGGTCACCGGCATGCTCGTGATCGGCTCCCCGTACTGGTTCATCGCCGTGCTCCCGATCTTCTTCGCCCTCGCGCGGTTGGGCCGGGACCGGCCGACGGCGACGGTCGCCCTTGCGCTGGCGACCTATCTCCTGGCCCCGGTCCTGCACGCGGGGATGCTCGCCGCCGGCGCGGACGGCGACCTCACCTACGGCGTCTTCCAGCTCACCGACAATGCCCTGTGGTACCTCCTCGGCACCGCGCTGCACGGTCCGCTGCTGACGCTCGGGGCCCGGATCCGCGCCGTCCCGGGACTGCTCGCGGGCACGGGCCTGCTGCTCGTCTTCGCCGTGCTCGCCGATGCCGTCCTGCGCAGCGACGCCTCGCTGGCCGTGGTGCGGCTGATCGAGCTCGCGGCCTCGCTGACCGGTCTGGGTGCGGCCGTCGCCCTGGTGCCGCTTCTGGCCCGCTGGGGCGCGACGGTGCGCCTCGGCTCCTACCTCGGCAGCCGCACCCTGGTGATCTACCTCGTCCACCCGGTGCTGCTGAACGTCGGCGTGGTGGCGTGGATCCTGCTCGGGGTCGACGACCATCTCCCGGCGCCGGCCCGGCAGCTGCTGGTCATCCCGGCCGTCACGGCGCTCGCCGTGCTCGGCTCCCTCTGCCTGGACCGGTCGATCGAGCGGTGGGGCCCGGCCTGGCTGCTCGCGGCGCCCGGTGCGCCACCCGCCGCCGGTTCGCCCGCCGCCGGCCCGACCGCCGCAGCGCCGCGCGCGGCCGCACCGCCCACCAGCGATGAGACTCCCGACCCGGCGGCACGCCGGTGCGACCTTCCCGATCCGTCACGGTATCGTCGGAGGCATGAGTGA
- the purE gene encoding 5-(carboxyamino)imidazole ribonucleotide mutase, which translates to MTETAPRPQVGIVMGSDSDHPVMRAAEEVLAEFGIEVEVDVVSAHRMPEDMITWGRSAAERGLRVVIAGAGGAAHLPGMLAALTPLPVIGVPVPLKHLDGMDSLLSIVQMPAGVPVATVSIGGARNAGLLAARILAAGGDEQAARLRERMVAFQNELREIAVAKGESLRAQR; encoded by the coding sequence ATGACCGAGACCGCGCCCCGACCCCAGGTCGGCATCGTCATGGGATCCGACTCCGACCACCCGGTCATGAGGGCCGCTGAGGAGGTGCTCGCCGAGTTCGGCATCGAGGTCGAGGTCGACGTCGTCTCCGCCCACCGCATGCCCGAGGACATGATCACCTGGGGGCGCTCCGCCGCCGAGCGCGGCCTGCGCGTCGTCATCGCCGGCGCCGGCGGTGCGGCCCACCTGCCCGGCATGCTCGCCGCCCTCACCCCGCTGCCCGTGATCGGCGTGCCGGTGCCGCTGAAGCACCTGGACGGCATGGACTCGCTGCTCTCGATCGTCCAGATGCCCGCCGGGGTGCCGGTGGCGACCGTCTCCATCGGCGGGGCCCGCAACGCCGGGCTGCTGGCCGCCCGGATCCTCGCGGCAGGGGGCGATGAGCAGGCGGCCCGACTGCGCGAGCGCATGGTCGCCTTCCAGAACGAGCTGCGGGAGATCGCCGTGGCCAAGGGAGAGTCCCTCCGCGCCCAGCGCTGA